The Natrinema pellirubrum DSM 15624 region CCCGGCCCCGACCGCGGCGACCATCGCCGCGGTCCGTGGGCGGATCAGCCCCGCGAGGATCGTCGCCGCGGCGAGGCTCAGGCCGACGATCGCCAGCAACGATCGACTACCGCCGACGACCTGTGTCACGCCGTACAGGACCGAGACGTACGACGCCGTCAGGACCAAGACACAGCCGAGTGCCAGCCAGCGGGCGACATCGACCGTCCCGTCGGTATCGATCGCGACCGTCCGCTCGCCGGCGTGGCTCGAGGCCTCCGTACTCATACGCTCACCCCCGATCGATTGCCGGGATCGGGATCGACCGGCCCGTCGTCTCCCATCCGGTCCGAACGATCCGTGCCGAACAGCCGACCGAAGGGAATCTCCCGGCCGTCGACCGTGATCGTCGTCCCGGTCGACTCGGTCCGGACCACGACGTCGGCGTCTCGGCGCTCTTCCTCGGGGAGTTCACCCGGTTCGGCGACGGCGAGCAGTCCGAGCAGGTCCCGGTGATGGGCACGGCCCGTTCCCGGTGGCTGTGTCGCGTCGGGTGTGACGAGCCCGACCGTCGCCCCCTGCTCGAGGAGGGCGGTCGCGACGCTGGCGGCGGCCGACGCCATCTCGTCGGCCCCGTCCTCGCGGTCGGTCGGGCAATCGGCGGCGATCGTGACGGCACCGACCGCGTCGTCGTCGGCGTACTCCGTGACGACGAGGTCCTCGTCGGGGCGTTTGGCCGCGCTCTTCCAGTGGACGTCGGCCATCGGATCGCCCCGTTGGTACGTCCGGAGATGGTCGAACTCCTCGCGGGTCCGTCGGTCGGCGACGCTGGCGAGCGTCCGCCGATCGACCGCGGGGCCGCCGTCGAGGGCCCGAACCCGGGGGTAGACCAGAACCGTCGCCGTCTCCTCGTATTCGAACTGCCGTTCGATCAGGCCGATGATGTCGCTGACGACTATCGATAGCGGTCCGACCCGATGGCGGCCGCGCGCCTCGAGTCGCAGGTCGTAGGCGAACGCCTCCTCGCCGTCGAGGGTCGTCTCCGCGTACGGGGCCGTGATCGCAGAGAGGCCGTCGCCGACGGTATCGGATACCGTCGCGGCGACGGTATCGTCGGTTTCGATCGCGACCGAAACCGTTCGTTCCTCGCCGATGAACCCCTCGGCGAGCGGACGGCGGGTCACGCGGGGCCGCTCGGCGCGGGCGACCACGACGGCGCCGGCGAGGAGGACGACGAGCAGCGGGACGACGACGGCGTTCAACGCACGTGGTCCGAACCGCCAGCTCATCGCGGTGGCCGCGAGGACGACGGCGACGGCGACCCAGCCGCGGCGCGTGAGTCTCATTCGACGGGGACGCGCTCGAGTGCGTCCTCGATGACCGCGATCCCGTCGCGGTCGCGACCGTTCGTCTTGATCCGATGGCCCAGGACGACCCGTGCCTCGGTCTCGATGTCGTCGGGAATCACGTACTCCCGACCGTTGGTGACCGCCCGGGCCTGGGCCGCTCGCAGCAGCGAGATCGTCCCGCGGGGACTGACGCCGATGTGGGCGTTCTCGCGGGTGTACGCCGCCAGCCGGGTGACGTACTCCCGGACCGGCTCGGCAACCTGTACCGTCGAGACGGTCTCGCGGGCGGCGACGAGGGTCTCGCGGTCGGTCACCGCCTCGAGGGAGTCGATGGGGTGATCGCCGACGGTCCGGCCGAGCAGTTCGGCCTCCTCGTCGGGGTCGGGGTAGCCCAGGCGGAGCTTCTTCATGAAGCGATCGACCTCGGCGAAGGGCAACTCGTAGGTCCGGTTGGGCTCGACGGCGTTCTGGGTCGCGATCACGGTAAAGGGTGTCGGCAGCTCGCGGGTCCGGCCGTCGGTGGTGACCTGCTCTTCCTCCATCGCCTCGAGCAGGGCCGCTTGGGTCTTCGGCGGCGCGCGGTTGATCTCGTCGCCGAGAACGATGTTGCCGAAGACGGGGCCGGGCTGGAACTCGAACTCGCGGGTCTTCTGGTTGAAGACGTTGACGCCGGTCACGTCGGTCGGGAGGAGATCGGGGGTAAACTGGACCCGACTGAACGAACAGTCGACGGATCTGGCGATCGAGCGCGCGAGCATGGTCTTGCCGACTCCCGGCACGTCCTCGAGCAGGACGTGGCCGCGGCCGAGCAAGGCGGTGACGACGTGTTCGACGGCGTCGTCGTGCCCGACGATGACGTCGGCGACGTTTCGCTCGATGTCGTCACAGAGCCGTTCGACGGTGTCGATCCGGAGGGTTTCGCCGTCGGTCGGCGGATCGGTACTCGCGTCCGGCGTCGGATTGGCATCGGTCATACTCTCGTCACTGGCCGCGGGGAGGCGGGCGACTCGGCCGTTACTACGACATCCGGCGCTCCGAGACATATGTTTTGTGTCGCAGGAATTACTACTCGTATGAGACGTATCGGCGGCCAGTCGACCGATCGTCGCTCGAACCCGTTGATCGACGGTGCCGAAGCTATCCGGCTAGCAGTCGGAAAACGATACCTCCGTTCGGGACGACCTAGAGCCGCTCGACGTTAGTCGCGCGTGGCCCCTTCTCGGCCTCCTCGATGTCGAACTCCAGCTCCTGCCCCTCCTCGAGGTCAGGACCGCCGATGTCCTCCATGTGGAAGAACACGTCCTCGTCCGCGTCGTCAGTTTCGATGAAGCCGTAGCCGCCAGTGTCGTTGAAGAAGTCGACCGTACCTTTCGCCATTGCAAGTGTACAAAGCCGCGACGAAGATATAAAACTTCGGGACCCCGTCCGCAGGACACCCCCGAGAAGCCGGTCGTTACCGCCAGCAGTCGCCGATTACCATGATTTGCAGTCCGGACAGACGAGGTCGCCGTCCGCGCGCCAGACCCGGTCGACCGCGGTCTCACAGTGGTTGCACGTGTACGTTCCCCACGCGTACGTCGAGCGGACGCGTGCCCTATCGCCGGGGCTCGCGTCGTCGCTCCCTGACTCCGTCTCGGCTCCGGCCCCGTCGCCCGACTCGGTGGCCGCCTCCTCGTCGTCGAACGCCGAGAGCGTCGCGTCCTCAGTCACGGGCCAATGTTAGAGCGGGAGCGGTTTAATCGCTCCGACGATGCTGTGTGGTCGACCGGCCGGGCGGGACCGGCACGGACAAGTAGCCCCGATAACAACCCCCGCATATGGACACCATCACACCGTTGAACATCGTCGTGGACAACCTCACCGAGATGACCGAACTCTTCAGTGACGTCGCCGCGGGGGACGGGCTCGCGCCGTTGCTGGTCCTGATCGGTGGCCTCCTCGTCGCCTTCTCGCTGGCCGTCTTCGGCGCGCTCACCCTCGGCGCGGTCGGTGACCTCTTTACTGCGAACTGACTGCGAGTCGCTTTTCAGCCGTCGGTACTCGCCCGAGCCAGCGCCTCGCTCGCCCGTTCGACCGCGTCCTCGAGGTCCGGCCCCAGCGGCGAACCGACGACGATCCCGTCGACGTGTTCGAGTGCCGCCCCGAACCGGTCGGCGACCGTCTCGGTCGTCCCGGCGATGCAGAAGGCGTCGATCATCGCCGGCGTGACGCGGCCGAACGCCTCGGGTAGGTCACCCCGCTCGAGGGACTCGCTCACCGCGCTCGCGGCCTCCCGGTCGATGTCGTGGCGCTCGAGGACCGGCTCGGCGGCCCCACCGACGATGAAGGCGACGGGCGGCCGGGCCGCCTCGCGGGCCTCGCTCTCGTCGGCGGCGACGCTGACGCTGGCGAAGGCAAGCGACTCGAACGCGCCGCGGTCGTCCGAGCGTTCGGCGAGTCCTTGCCCTAGCTGCGCCGCGCTCCACTCGAGGTCTTTCGGATGGGCGGCGTTTATCAACACGCCGTCGGCGTGTTTCGCGCTCATTCGGAGCATGTGCGGGCCCTGTGCGCCGACGTAGACCGGGATCTCACCGGCCGGCTCGAGGTTCAGCGAGGCGTCCCGCGCGGTGAAGGTCCCCTCGTGGGTGACCGTCTCGCCGTCCCAGAGGTCCCGTGCGAGGTCGAACGTCTCGAGGACGCGCCGGAGCGGGCTGTCGCGCTCGATGCCCAGGTTCGACAGCGAGGAGCGGTCGCCGGCGCCGACGCCGAAGACCGCCCGCCCGTCGCTGATCTCGTCGATCGTCGCCGTCTGCGAGGCGAGTTTCACCGGATGGGTCTCGTAGGGGTTGACGACGCCCGGGCCAAGCTGCAGGTCGTCGGTGGCGTCGGCCATCCGCGAGAGGACGACGAACGGATCGCGGTTGAAGTAGTGGCCGCTCGCGAACGCGACGTCGAACCCCTCGTCCTCCGCGAGCTCGGCCAGGTCGGCGAGCCGCTCGGGCGGGTGTTCGGGCGTGAGTTCGATGCCCCAGGTCGATCCGGTATCGTCGCTCATGCGTCGACCCTCCACTCCCGCAGCGCCTGTCGAATCAGGTCGTCGTCGACCGACCGGAAGAGTTCGTCGCTGCCCTCGTGGTCGCCGAACTCCCAGTCGCGGACGACGACGGCCGGGGTCCCGCCCGCGCCCTCGCCGGTCACGAGGTTCGCGGCGGCGGCGAGTTCGTCGATCACCGACTGGACGGTGACGCCGAGTTCGTGGCCGTCTCGGTCCGCCTCGCCGCGCCAGTCACGGCTGGCGGGCAGCCCGGCCCAGCCGATCGCGACGCCGGTCTGGCCGTGCCGGAACGGTCGGCCGCAGGTGTCGGTCACCACGACGCCGACGTCATCGTAGCCCCGCTCCGCGAGCCCCGAACGGATCCGCTCGGCGCTCTCGCTTGGTTTGCGCGGCAACAGGAGGATGTCGTGATCGGGCACGTTCGAGCGGTCGATCCCCGCGTTCGGCGCGATATGGCCGAAGCGCGTCTCAGCCAGCAGGAACGGACAGTCGATCAGCAGCTCCGCACTCTCCTCTAAGACTGCCTGTGCGAACCGCGGGTCCTTCTCCTCGCCCGCGACCGATTCGATCCGGCCGGCGATCTCCTCGGCCCGTCCGCTGACGGGGTAGTCCTCGAGATCCGCCGTCCGTCCCTCGGCCTTCGAGACGATCGTACTCGCGACCGTGAGTACGTCGCCCGGCTCGAGGTCGACCCGATCCGCGACGAGGGCGGCGATGTCGTCGCCGGGGCGGACCTCGGGCAGGTCCGCCACGCCGTTGAGTTCCATACCGGTGGGTGGGGAAGCGGCGTCAAAAGGGCACCGTCACCGGAGACTTCGGCCAGTGGCGGTGGGTCGGTCCGATCGGGTTCGGGCTCCGACCGCGTCCGATTACAGCGGCTCTCGATCGTGATCGAACAGCGTCCCCGGCCCGTCGAACGCGTCCTTGAACCCGGCCGCTCCGCAGGCGTCCCACAGCGTCGCGCCGTTGCTCGTGATCACCGGGATCCCGAGTCGCGACTCGAGGTCGTCGACCACGGCTAGCGACCGGTAGTTCGTACAGGAGACGAAGACGGCGTCGACGTCGTCGCCGTCGACCGCCTCGAGTACCTGCCGGGCGGCGTCGTCTGGGGTCAGCGCGCCGATGTCCGTATTCGCCGCGAGCCCGCGGCCGTCGATCGAGGCGACGTCGACGCCCGCGTCCTCGAGGAACGCCCGCTCCCGGTCGTCGAGTTCCGTGGTGTACGGCGTCGCGACCGCGATCCGCTCGGCCTCGAGGGCCTCGAGCGCGCGGACGACCGACCGAGCGGTCGCGACCGCGGGGACGCCGGCCGCCTCCTGCAGTCGGGCCTCGAGTTCGATGTCGAACCCGGGGCCATGCAGGAGGCTCCCGGTCGTACAGGCGTAGGCGACCGCGTCGACGTCGGCGTGGCCGAGGAGTTCGGCGGCCCGCGCCGCGTCGTCGCTCATCGCGTCGAGTTCGTCGACGGTGACCGACTCGAGGGCCATCCGCGCGCCGTGGACGGTGATCCCGTCAGGGAGGAACGCCCGGAACTCCGGTTCGGCCGTCGTGTTCGACGAGGGGACGATCAGCCCAAGTCGGCCGCCGCGGTCGGCATCGGCGTCAGTCATCGGCCTCTCCGTCGCCGCGATCGTCCGGATCGCCGTGCCCGCCGCCGCCGGGCGTCCGTACGGTGACAGTCGTCCCGGCGTCGACGTCGACCGTCGTCTTCGCGGGCACCGCTTCGCCATCGATCAGGTTCTCGCCGGTCGCGCCGTCCTCGCCGCCCGCGACGCCCTTCGGCGCGTGGCGGCGGCGCTCGGTCAGCAGCGACACCGTCGCCGGCGTTTCGACGGTCACCGAACGCTCGAGGCCCTCGCCGCCCCGATGGCGGCCGCGACCGCCGCTGCCCTCGCGGAGCGCGTAGCGCTCGACCCGCAGCGGGTACTCCGTCTCGAGGGACTCGACGGGCGTGTTGAGCGTGTTGGTCATGCCGACCTGGACGCCGTCCATCCCGTCGCGCTCGGCGCGCGCACCGAAGCCGCCGCCGATCGTCTCGTAGTAGGCGAAGGAGCCGTCCCGTGCGCCGATGGTGAGGTTGTTCATCGTGCCCTGTCCCTGCGCGGGGACGCGATCGGGGGCGGCCTCGGCCAGCGCGGTGAAGACCACGTCGGTGACCCGCTGGCTGGTCTCGACGTTGCCGCCGACCACGGCGGCCGGCGCGGTCGGATTCAGTAGCGACCCCTCGGGCGCGCTGACGCTCACCGGCTCGTAACAGCCGTGATTCGGCGGGATCTCGGGGTCGGTGAGGCAGCGAACGACGAAGTAGACGGCGCTCGTCGCGACCGAAAGCGGCGCGTTGAGGTTGCCCGCGACCTGCGCGGCCGTTCCCGAGAAATCGACGTCGATCGACTCGTCCTCGATCGTCACCGTGGCCCTGATCTCGACGTCCTCGTCGGTCACGCCGTCGCCCTCGAGGACGTCGGTCGCCTCGTAGGTCCCGTCGGGGAGGGCCGCGATCTCGTCCGCGAGGCGCTCGCGGGAGTAGTCGATCACGGCGTCGAACCCCGCGAGGACCGTTTCGCGGCCGTGGTCGTCGAAGAGGTCGGCGAGTCGCTTCTCCGCGCGTTCGTTGGCGGCCTGCTGGGCGCGCAGGTCCGCCCGGCGCTCGTCGGGGTTGCGGACGTTCGCGAGAACGAGCGAGCGGACTTCCGTCTGGGGCTCGCCGCCCGCGACGAGCCGGGTCGGCGGGAGCCGGAGCCCCTCCTGGTAGATCTCCTCCGCGCCCGCGGGCATGCTCCCGGGAGTCATTCCGCCCACGTCGGCGTGGTGGGCTCGAGAGACGGCGTAGCCGACGATCTCCCGATCCCCGTCGCCGTTCTCGCCCTCGGAACCGGCTTCGTCTCGATCGGGGGCGATCGGCGAGACCATCGTCACGTCCGGCAGGTGTGTGCCGCCGGTGAAGGGATCGTTGAGGACGAACACGTCTCCGGGCTGTGGGTCGTGTTCGTGAACGGCCGCGACGGCGGCCGGTATCGCGCCCAGATGGACCGGGATGTGTTCGGCCTGTGCGACCATCCGCCCGTCGGCGTCGAACAGCGCCGTCGAGCAGTCCCGCCGTTCCTTGATGTTCGGCGAGTACGCGCCCCGGATCAACGTCTGGCCCATCTCCTCGGCGACGCTCTCGAGTTGGTTCCGCAGGACCTCGAGGGTCACCGGATCGATACCCCCGCTCGCGTCCGTCATTGCGACTCACCTCCTCTTGTCATGACGAGCGTTCCGTCGGCGAGGATCTCGCCGTCCCAGTTCGGGGGGACGACCGTCGTACTCTCCGCCTGCTCGAGTACTGCCGGCCCCGGGACCGACGCGCCGGTCTCGAGTCGCTCCCAGTCGTACACCGTCGTCTCGCGTGCGCCGGCCTCGGGGAAGTGTGCCTCCCGGGTGCCGACGACGGCAGCACCGCTGCCCTCGTGGCTGATCCCCGGTTCGGTCCCCGGAATCGTCGCCGTCGTACGGAGGTTGACGACCTCGATCGATTCGTCCATCGCGTAGCCGTAGGTCCGCTCGTGGGCCTCGTGGAAGCGGTCTGCGACCGCCGCCGCGTCGAACGTCTCGCTGACGGGGACCGTCAACTCGAAGCTCTGGCCCGCATACCGGCAGTCGGCGGCCCGCTCGACTCGTGCCGCGTCCCGATCGGACGCATCCGCGAGGACGTCGGCCACGAGGTCGTCGTAGACGGCCTCGAGCGTCGTCGGGTCCGCACCCTCGAGGTCGACGCCGACCGTTCGCACGGCGTCGTAACTTTCGTCGGCCGCGAGCAGGCCAAAGGCCGACAGCACCCCGCCCGGTCGCGGAACGACGACTCGATCGACCGACAGCGAATCGGCCAGTGCCGCGGCGTGCATCGGTCCCGCACCACCGAAGGCCACGAGCGCGAACTCGCGAGGGTCGTGGCCGCGCTCGACGGTCACCGAGCGAATCGTCCGCGTCATCGTCGCGTTCGCCACCCGGTAGACGCCCTGTGCCGCCTCGAGGGGCCCCTCGAGGCCCGCTTCGTCGGCCAGTCGGCCGAGCGCATCGCGGGCTGCCTCGACGTCGAGGGTCATCTCGCCGCCCAGTGCGGTCTCGGGGCCGATGTAACCCAGGACGACGTTGGCGTCCGTGACGGTCGGTTCAGTCCCGCCACGGCCGTAGCAGGCGGGGCCCGGCTGGGAGCCCGACGATTCCGGGCCGACACGGAGCGCGCCGCCCGAATCGACCCACGCGATCGAGCCGCCGCCCGCGCCGACGGTGTTGACGTCGACCATGGGCGTCCGGATCGGCAGTCCGTCGATTTCGGCATCGGTCGTCCGTTCTGCCCGACCGTCCCGGACGAGGCTCACGTCGCTCGAGGTGCCGCCCATGTCGAAGGTCACGAGCCCCTCGACATCGTCGTCGTCGACGGTCGCCGCGGCACCGACGACGCCGGCGGCAGGGCCTGATAGCGTCGTCGTGACGGCATGTTCGCACACGGTTTCGGGATCGGCGATCCCACCGTTGGCCTGCATGATCCGCGGTGCGGGGATGCCGGCGTCGCCGGCCTCGTCGACCAGCTGGCCGACGTAGGTATCGATCGCCGGGCGGACGTAGGCATCGACCGCGGTCGTCGACGTCCGCTCGAACTCGCGAAACTCCGCGAGTACCTCATGGGACGCCGAAACCGGCACGGCAAGTTCCTCGCGCAGCGTCTCGGCGACCACCCGCTCGTTTTCGGGATCCGCGTAGGCGTGCAACAGTGAAACTGCGACCGCCTCGACGTTGCGCTCGCGCAGCGTCGCCGCCAGCTCGCGGACCTCGCTCTCGGCGACCGGTCGCTCGAGCCCATCGGCGGTCGTCCGTTCGTCGATCTCGAACCGCCGGTCGCGGGGCACCAGCGGCTCCGGCTTCTCGGCCTCGAGATCGTACAGATCGGGCCGGTCCTGCCGGCCGATCTCGAGGACGTCCCGGAACCCCTCGGTGGTCACCAGCGCCGTCTCCGCGCCGCCGCGCTCGAGGAGGGCGTTGACCGAGACGGTCATCGCGTGGGCGAAGCCGTCGATCTCGCCGGGCTCGATGCCGGCGTCGTCGCAGGCCTTCTCGATCCCCTCGAGGACGCCGACGTGCTGGGGGTCGGTCGAGGGCACTTTGGCGGTGACGAGCCGGTCGTCGAGCGAGAGCGCCACATCGGTGAAGGTGCCGCCGACGTCGACGCCGATGCGAGT contains the following coding sequences:
- a CDS encoding DUF58 domain-containing protein translates to MRLTRRGWVAVAVVLAATAMSWRFGPRALNAVVVPLLVVLLAGAVVVARAERPRVTRRPLAEGFIGEERTVSVAIETDDTVAATVSDTVGDGLSAITAPYAETTLDGEEAFAYDLRLEARGRHRVGPLSIVVSDIIGLIERQFEYEETATVLVYPRVRALDGGPAVDRRTLASVADRRTREEFDHLRTYQRGDPMADVHWKSAAKRPDEDLVVTEYADDDAVGAVTIAADCPTDREDGADEMASAAASVATALLEQGATVGLVTPDATQPPGTGRAHHRDLLGLLAVAEPGELPEEERRDADVVVRTESTGTTITVDGREIPFGRLFGTDRSDRMGDDGPVDPDPGNRSGVSV
- a CDS encoding AAA family ATPase, with protein sequence MTDANPTPDASTDPPTDGETLRIDTVERLCDDIERNVADVIVGHDDAVEHVVTALLGRGHVLLEDVPGVGKTMLARSIARSVDCSFSRVQFTPDLLPTDVTGVNVFNQKTREFEFQPGPVFGNIVLGDEINRAPPKTQAALLEAMEEEQVTTDGRTRELPTPFTVIATQNAVEPNRTYELPFAEVDRFMKKLRLGYPDPDEEAELLGRTVGDHPIDSLEAVTDRETLVAARETVSTVQVAEPVREYVTRLAAYTRENAHIGVSPRGTISLLRAAQARAVTNGREYVIPDDIETEARVVLGHRIKTNGRDRDGIAVIEDALERVPVE
- a CDS encoding cold-shock protein; amino-acid sequence: MAKGTVDFFNDTGGYGFIETDDADEDVFFHMEDIGGPDLEEGQELEFDIEEAEKGPRATNVERL
- a CDS encoding DUF7573 domain-containing protein — encoded protein: MTEDATLSAFDDEEAATESGDGAGAETESGSDDASPGDRARVRSTYAWGTYTCNHCETAVDRVWRADGDLVCPDCKSW
- a CDS encoding 5,10-methylenetetrahydromethanopterin reductase — encoded protein: MSDDTGSTWGIELTPEHPPERLADLAELAEDEGFDVAFASGHYFNRDPFVVLSRMADATDDLQLGPGVVNPYETHPVKLASQTATIDEISDGRAVFGVGAGDRSSLSNLGIERDSPLRRVLETFDLARDLWDGETVTHEGTFTARDASLNLEPAGEIPVYVGAQGPHMLRMSAKHADGVLINAAHPKDLEWSAAQLGQGLAERSDDRGAFESLAFASVSVAADESEAREAARPPVAFIVGGAAEPVLERHDIDREAASAVSESLERGDLPEAFGRVTPAMIDAFCIAGTTETVADRFGAALEHVDGIVVGSPLGPDLEDAVERASEALARASTDG
- a CDS encoding coenzyme F420-0:L-glutamate ligase; translation: MELNGVADLPEVRPGDDIAALVADRVDLEPGDVLTVASTIVSKAEGRTADLEDYPVSGRAEEIAGRIESVAGEEKDPRFAQAVLEESAELLIDCPFLLAETRFGHIAPNAGIDRSNVPDHDILLLPRKPSESAERIRSGLAERGYDDVGVVVTDTCGRPFRHGQTGVAIGWAGLPASRDWRGEADRDGHELGVTVQSVIDELAAAANLVTGEGAGGTPAVVVRDWEFGDHEGSDELFRSVDDDLIRQALREWRVDA
- a CDS encoding maleate cis-trans isomerase family protein, coding for MTDADADRGGRLGLIVPSSNTTAEPEFRAFLPDGITVHGARMALESVTVDELDAMSDDAARAAELLGHADVDAVAYACTTGSLLHGPGFDIELEARLQEAAGVPAVATARSVVRALEALEAERIAVATPYTTELDDRERAFLEDAGVDVASIDGRGLAANTDIGALTPDDAARQVLEAVDGDDVDAVFVSCTNYRSLAVVDDLESRLGIPVITSNGATLWDACGAAGFKDAFDGPGTLFDHDREPL
- a CDS encoding hydantoinase B/oxoprolinase family protein, producing MTDASGGIDPVTLEVLRNQLESVAEEMGQTLIRGAYSPNIKERRDCSTALFDADGRMVAQAEHIPVHLGAIPAAVAAVHEHDPQPGDVFVLNDPFTGGTHLPDVTMVSPIAPDRDEAGSEGENGDGDREIVGYAVSRAHHADVGGMTPGSMPAGAEEIYQEGLRLPPTRLVAGGEPQTEVRSLVLANVRNPDERRADLRAQQAANERAEKRLADLFDDHGRETVLAGFDAVIDYSRERLADEIAALPDGTYEATDVLEGDGVTDEDVEIRATVTIEDESIDVDFSGTAAQVAGNLNAPLSVATSAVYFVVRCLTDPEIPPNHGCYEPVSVSAPEGSLLNPTAPAAVVGGNVETSQRVTDVVFTALAEAAPDRVPAQGQGTMNNLTIGARDGSFAYYETIGGGFGARAERDGMDGVQVGMTNTLNTPVESLETEYPLRVERYALREGSGGRGRHRGGEGLERSVTVETPATVSLLTERRRHAPKGVAGGEDGATGENLIDGEAVPAKTTVDVDAGTTVTVRTPGGGGHGDPDDRGDGEADD
- a CDS encoding hydantoinase/oxoprolinase family protein, with translation MTNESTRDGDGTRIGVDVGGTFTDVALSLDDRLVTAKVPSTDPQHVGVLEGIEKACDDAGIEPGEIDGFAHAMTVSVNALLERGGAETALVTTEGFRDVLEIGRQDRPDLYDLEAEKPEPLVPRDRRFEIDERTTADGLERPVAESEVRELAATLRERNVEAVAVSLLHAYADPENERVVAETLREELAVPVSASHEVLAEFREFERTSTTAVDAYVRPAIDTYVGQLVDEAGDAGIPAPRIMQANGGIADPETVCEHAVTTTLSGPAAGVVGAAATVDDDDVEGLVTFDMGGTSSDVSLVRDGRAERTTDAEIDGLPIRTPMVDVNTVGAGGGSIAWVDSGGALRVGPESSGSQPGPACYGRGGTEPTVTDANVVLGYIGPETALGGEMTLDVEAARDALGRLADEAGLEGPLEAAQGVYRVANATMTRTIRSVTVERGHDPREFALVAFGGAGPMHAAALADSLSVDRVVVPRPGGVLSAFGLLAADESYDAVRTVGVDLEGADPTTLEAVYDDLVADVLADASDRDAARVERAADCRYAGQSFELTVPVSETFDAAAVADRFHEAHERTYGYAMDESIEVVNLRTTATIPGTEPGISHEGSGAAVVGTREAHFPEAGARETTVYDWERLETGASVPGPAVLEQAESTTVVPPNWDGEILADGTLVMTRGGESQ